A genome region from Proteus vulgaris includes the following:
- a CDS encoding PAAR domain-containing protein has translation MNKNIIVLGDKTSHGGTVITATSDIIINGKKAAKVGDKVNCPKKGHGINSIIEGSSNFICKDSFIAVEGCRTECGCYLIASITDFSLD, from the coding sequence TTATTGTGTTAGGCGATAAAACTAGTCATGGCGGCACAGTTATTACTGCAACATCAGATATTATTATAAATGGGAAAAAAGCAGCTAAAGTAGGAGATAAAGTCAATTGCCCTAAAAAAGGACATGGTATTAATTCTATTATTGAAGGATCTTCCAATTTTATTTGTAAAGATTCATTTATTGCTGTTGAAGGTTGCCGTACAGAATGTGGTTGTTACCTTATTGCAAGTATTACTGATTTTTCATTGGATTAA